The proteins below come from a single Natranaerofaba carboxydovora genomic window:
- a CDS encoding asparaginase — translation MKKTRVAVVFTGGTIAMKYDSKTDGLVPAVSGGELCEAIPSLEEVADIETVEFSNIPSPHMTPQIMLDLSKRVKELLDREDISGVVITHGTDTLEETAYFLDLLLETNKPVIVTGAMKSAGDLSPDGPVNLLSSVRVSSSDNARDKGVMVVMNEEVHSASEVTKTHTASIDTFKSPVWGPLGRVQEDKVYFKRKPLKEENTTNKKIINDDIKVDFDDIKLKEVELLKMYAGCNGKIIDYILEDNNIKGLVIEALGKGNIPPDASSKIGKVIEKGVPVVLTSRVEGGNVSPEYSYEGGGKCLKDMGVIFSKETSGQKAKLKLMLLLGTKKSNAEIKEAYEI, via the coding sequence ATGAAAAAAACAAGGGTTGCAGTAGTTTTCACTGGCGGGACAATTGCCATGAAATATGACTCTAAAACAGACGGTTTGGTTCCTGCGGTTTCGGGGGGAGAACTGTGTGAAGCTATACCCTCTCTTGAAGAGGTCGCAGATATTGAAACTGTTGAATTTTCTAATATTCCAAGCCCTCATATGACCCCGCAAATTATGCTTGACCTGTCAAAAAGAGTTAAGGAATTATTAGATAGAGAAGATATCTCTGGTGTTGTAATAACCCATGGTACTGATACCTTAGAAGAAACAGCTTACTTTTTAGATCTTCTATTAGAAACTAACAAGCCTGTCATTGTTACAGGCGCTATGAAAAGTGCAGGTGATTTGTCCCCCGACGGGCCGGTAAATCTACTATCTAGTGTCAGGGTATCTTCTTCAGATAACGCTCGAGATAAAGGTGTTATGGTAGTAATGAATGAAGAGGTTCACTCGGCATCAGAGGTTACAAAAACTCATACTGCAAGCATAGATACCTTTAAATCCCCCGTGTGGGGTCCGTTAGGTAGAGTCCAAGAAGATAAGGTTTATTTTAAAAGGAAACCACTTAAAGAAGAGAATACTACAAATAAGAAGATTATAAATGATGATATTAAAGTCGATTTTGATGATATTAAATTGAAAGAAGTGGAACTTCTTAAAATGTATGCAGGATGTAATGGAAAAATAATTGATTATATTTTGGAGGATAACAATATAAAAGGTTTAGTTATTGAGGCTCTTGGTAAAGGAAATATTCCTCCTGATGCATCTTCTAAAATTGGTAAAGTTATCGAAAAGGGTGTACCTGTTGTTCTTACAAGTAGAGTTGAAGGTGGTAATGTTTCTCCTGAATACAGCTATGAAGGAGGAGGTAAATGCTTAAAAGATATGGGTGTTATTTTTTCTAAAGAAACCTCTGGTCAAAAAGCTAAGTTGAAGCTAATGTTACTACTGGGCACGAAAAAGAGTAATGCTGAAATAAAAGAGGCTTA